One stretch of Paroedura picta isolate Pp20150507F chromosome 13, Ppicta_v3.0, whole genome shotgun sequence DNA includes these proteins:
- the MTMR3 gene encoding phosphatidylinositol-3,5-bisphosphate 3-phosphatase MTMR3 isoform X9 — protein MDEETQHSLECIQANQIFPRKQLIREDENLQVPFLELHGESTEYVGRAEDAIIALSNYRLHIKFKESIVNVPLQLIENVECRDIFQLHLTCKDCKVIRCQFSTFEQCQEWLKRLNNAIRPPSKIEDLFSFAYHAWCMEVYASEKEQHGDLCRPGDHVTSRFKNEVERMGFDMNNAWRISNINEKYKLCSSYPQELIVPAWITDKELESVASFRSWKRIPAVVYRHQSNGAVISRCGQPEVSWWGWRNADDEHLVQSVAKACASDSKSNNSKLMNGNCSRDFSNGGDFSDMEFDSSLSNASGAETLAIQPQKLLILDARSYAAAVANRAKGGGCECPEYYPNCEVVFMGMANIHSIRKSFQSLRLLCTQMPDPGNWLSALESTKWLQHLSVLLKSALLVVHAVDRDQRPVLVHCSDGWDRTPQIVALAKLLLDPYYRTIEGFQVLVETEWLDFGHKFADRCGHGENSDDLNERCPVFLQWLDCVHQLQRQFPCSFEFNEAFLVKLVQHTYSCLFGTFLCNNAKERGEKHTQERTCSVWSLLRAGNKAFKNLLYSSQSESVLYPVCHVRNLMLWSAVYLPCSSPSTPADDTCAPYPVPNSTPEDQPLGRLPKTRSFDNLTTACDSSVPTANRRSSDPSLNEKWQEHRRSLELSSLGNPGDDLFDGENLGKQGKTLVGAELSVAAGVAEGQMVNILQEATKEEGGLEESVRSTVKTADKEGEEDVSQNKESRTENMDGYANHLCKKVEKEADTPVDNPISIPQVDLQGAFELQGQENEHVAVQKPFEARGLQTGFLDNFVNSSIQRAEENSVRLSVETEKPHGTPQHSPLLPVLQEAGISNMESSTETLTENGAKPELIQNAPCHWFHSTENSAGELPETVESRPEREDMIELHRLATNLNRTPKISNMHSPLPSPCALPLTECKEDIVCNGEVESENKVTDKPAGFSVTHKYPAPNGHCVNGEEGRIKVPLSRQVSTASCSSAPLHLRNLHHKGIAGRHQTANSPDQPARSHLDDDGMPIYADVIQQRLRQIESGHQQEVETLKKQVQELRSRLESQYLNSSLRFNGDYGDEVVTRWLPDHLAAHCYGCDSAFWLASRKHHCRVPERVDQTWNCGNVFCSSCCNQKVPVPSQQLFEPSRVCKSCYSSLHPNSSSLDLELDKPIAATSN, from the exons GTCCCTTTTCTTGAACTTCATGGTGAAAGCACAGAATATGTGGGGCGAGCTGAAGATGCCATTATTGCACTTTCCAACTACAGACTTCACATCAAATTTAAGGAATCAATTGTGAAC GTTCCATTACAGCTTATAGAAAACGTTGAATGCCGGGACATATTTCAGCTTCATTTGACTTGTAAAGACTGTAAAGTTATCAG GTGTCAGTTTTCTACCTTTGAGCAGTGTCAAGAATGGCTTAAACGGCTTAATAATGCAATCCGCCCTCCATCAAAGATAGAAGATCTGTTTTCATTTGCTTACCATGCCTGGTGTATGGAGGTGTATGCTAGTGAAAAAGAACAGCACGGTGATTTGTGTCGACCAG GGGATCATGTAACATCAAGATTTAAAAACGAGGTTGAAAGGATGGGTTTTGATATGAACAATGCCTGGAGGATTTCCAACATCAATGAGAAGTACAA ACTTTGCAGTAGCTACCCTCAAGAACTCATAGTTCCTGCTTGGATCACAGACAAAGAGCTGGAGAGTGTGGCAAGCTTCCGATCTTGGAAACGCATCCCTGCTGTCGTTTACAG GCACCAGAGCAATGGAGCAGTAATTTCCCGTTGCGGGCAGCCTGAAGTCAGTTGGTGGGGCTGGAGAAATGCTGATGATGAACATCTTGTTCAATCAGTGGCCAAAGCCTGTGCCTCGGACTCTAAGTCAAACAACAGTAAGCTAATGAATGGAAACTGTTCAAGAGATTTTTCCAATGGAGGAGACTTTTCTGATATGGAATTTG ATTCCTCCTTGTCAAATGCTTCAGGAGCAGAAACCTTAGCTATACAGCCTCAGAAACTCTTGATCTTGGATGCACGCTCTtatgcagctgctgtggcaaACAGGGCCAAAGGTGGAGGTTGCGAATGTCCAG AGTATTATCCAAACTGTGAAGTCGTGTTCATGGGAATGGCAAACATCCATTCCATCCGGAAGAGTTTTCAGTCATTGCGTTTGCTCTGCACGCAAATGCCAGACCCTGGAAA CTGGCTGTCAGCTCTGGAAAGCACCAAATGGCTGCAGCACCTGTCTGTGCTTCTGAAATCGGCACTGCTGGTAGTTCATGCAGTGGACAGAGACCAGCGACCTGTCTTGGTGCATTGTTCCGATGGCTGGGACCGAACGCCACAGATAGTGGCTCTGGCTAAGCTGCTACTGGATCCGTATTACAGGACCATAGAG GGTTTCCAGGTGCTGGTGGAAACGGAGTGGCTGGATTTTGGCCATAAGTTTGCTGATCGCTGTGGCCATGGTGAGAATTCGGATGACCTGAATGAACGCTGCCCAGTGTTTTTGCAGTGGCTCGACTGTGTCCATCAGCTCCAGAGGCAATTCCCTTGCTCTTTCGAGTTTAACGAAGCATTCCTT GTCAAGTTGGTGCAGCACACCTACTCTTGCCTTTTTGGTACATTCCTGTGCAACAATGCGAAGGAGAGAGGCGAAAAACACACCCAAGAAAGGACATGTTCAGTTTGGTCTCTGCTGCGAGCAGGAAACAAAGCCTTCAAAAATCTGCTCTACTCCTCCCAATCGGAATCT GTGCTGTATCCTGTGTGCCACGTACGAAATCTTATGCTTTGGAGTGCAGTTTATTTGCCATGTTCTTCCCCTTCTACCCCAGCAGATGATACTTGTGCCCCCTATCCAGTCCCAAACTCAACTCCTGAAGATCAGCCCCTGGGAAG GCTACCAAAGACGAGGTCCTTTGACAATCTGACGACAGCCTGTGACAGCAGTGTACCTACAGCCAACCGGCGCAGCAGCGATCCCAGTCTAAATGAGAAATGGCAGGAACATCGCCGTTCTCTGGAGCTCAGCAGCCTTGGGAATCCAGGGGATGATCTCTTTGATGGAGAGAACCTGGGCAAACAAGGCAAGACTCTGGTTGGAGCAGAACTTTCTGTGGCTGCAGGTGTAGCAGAAGGACAGATGGTGAACATCTTGCAGGAGGCTACTAAGGAGGAAGGGGGCCTGGAGGAAAGCGTGAGGAGCACTGTGAAAACAGCAGATAAAGAAGGGGAAGAGGATGTGTCCCAGAATAAAGAAAGCAGGACTGAAAATATGGATGGCTATGCTAATCATTtgtgtaaaaaggttgagaaggagGCAGACACTCCTGTGGACAATCCAATTTCCATCCCGCAGGTAGATTTACAGGGTGCTTTTGAGCTTCAGGGACAAGAGAATGAACATGTAGCTGTCCAGAAGCCTTTTGAGGCgagaggactgcagactggcttTTTGGACAACTTTGTAAATAGTAGCATTCAAAGAGCAGAGGAGAACAGTGTTAGACTCTCTGTAGAAACCGAAAAACCCCATGGTACCCCCCAGCATAGCCCACTGTTGCCTGTCCTGCAGGAGGCAGGAATCTCAAACATGGAGAGTTCTACTGAAACCTTAACAGAGAATGGAGCTAAGCCAGAACTGATCCAAAATGCCCCTTGCCATTGGTTCCATTCCACGGAAAACAGCGCTGGTGAACTTCCTGAGACTGTTGAAAGTCGACCTGAGAGGGAGGACATGATAGAACTTCACAGATTGGCAACAAACTTAAACAGGACTCCTAAGATCAGCAACATGCACAGCCCGTTGCCTTCACCTTGTGCCTTGCCTTTAACTGAATGTAAAGAGGACATTGTCTGTAATGGGGAGGTGGAGTCTGAGAACAAGGTGACAGACAAACCCGCTGGGTTCAGTGTTACCCACAAGTACCCTGCGCCAAATGGACACTGTGTGAATGGAGAGGAAGGTAGGATAAAGGTCCCTCTGAGCCGGCAGGTCTCCACAGCTAGCTGCAGTTCTGCTCCGTTGCATCTAAGGAACCTGCACCACAAGGGGATCGCAGGCCGGCACCAGACCGCAAATAGTCCAGACCAGCCCGCCCGTAGCCATCTGGATGATGATGGGATGCCAATCTATGCTGATGTAATTCAACAGCGCCTTCGCCAGATTGAAAGTGGACATCAGCAGGAGGTGGAGACGTTAAAGAAGCAGGTGCAAGAGTTGAGGAGCCGGTTGGAGAGCCAGTACCTGAACAGCTCGTTACGTTTCAATGGTGACTATGGAGATGAAGTG GTGACACGGTGGCTCCCTGATCACTTGGCGGCACACTGTTACGGCTGCGACAGTGCATTCTGGCTTGCTAGCAGGAAGCATCACTGCAG GGTCCCCGAACGTGTTGATCAGACTTG GAATTGTGGGAATGTATTTTGCTCCAGCTGCTGTAACCAGAaggtgccggtccccagccagcaGCTCTTCGAACCGAGCCGGGTCTGCAAATCCTGCTACAGCAGCTTGCATCCTAACAGCTCCAGCCTTGATCTTGAACTGGACAAGCCTATCGCTGCCACTTCCAACTGA
- the MTMR3 gene encoding phosphatidylinositol-3,5-bisphosphate 3-phosphatase MTMR3 isoform X10 — protein MDEETQHSLECIQANQIFPRKQLIREDENLQVPFLELHGESTEYVGRAEDAIIALSNYRLHIKFKESIVNNVCKFAACETSVPLQLIENVECRDIFQLHLTCKDCKVIRCQFSTFEQCQEWLKRLNNAIRPPSKIEDLFSFAYHAWCMEVYASEKEQHGDLCRPGDHVTSRFKNEVERMGFDMNNAWRISNINEKYKLCSSYPQELIVPAWITDKELESVASFRSWKRIPAVVYRHQSNGAVISRCGQPEVSWWGWRNADDEHLVQSVAKACASDSKSNNSKLMNGNCSRDFSNGGDFSDMEFDSSLSNASGAETLAIQPQKLLILDARSYAAAVANRAKGGGCECPEYYPNCEVVFMGMANIHSIRKSFQSLRLLCTQMPDPGNWLSALESTKWLQHLSVLLKSALLVVHAVDRDQRPVLVHCSDGWDRTPQIVALAKLLLDPYYRTIEGFQVLVETEWLDFGHKFADRCGHGENSDDLNERCPVFLQWLDCVHQLQRQFPCSFEFNEAFLVKLVQHTYSCLFGTFLCNNAKERGEKHTQERTCSVWSLLRAGNKAFKNLLYSSQSESVLYPVCHVRNLMLWSAVYLPCSSPSTPADDTCAPYPVPNSTPEDQPLGRLPKTRSFDNLTTACDSSVPTANRRSSDPSLNEKWQEHRRSLELSSLGNPGDDLFDGENLGKQGKTLVGAELSVAAGVAEGQMVNILQEATKEEGGLEESVRSTVKTADKEGEEDVSQNKESRTENMDGYANHLCKKVEKEADTPVDNPISIPQVDLQGAFELQGQENEHVAVQKPFEARGLQTGFLDNFVNSSIQRAEENSVRLSVETEKPHGTPQHSPLLPVLQEAGISNMESSTETLTENGAKPELIQNAPCHWFHSTENSAGELPETVESRPEREDMIELHRLATNLNRTPKISNMHSPLPSPCALPLTECKEDIVCNGEVESENKVTDKPAGFSVTHKYPAPNGHCVNGEEGRIKVPLSRQVSTASCSSAPLHLRNLHHKGIAGRHQTANSPDQPARSHLDDDGMPIYADVIQQRLRQIESGHQQEVETLKKQVQELRSRLESQYLNSSLRFNGDYGDEVVTRWLPDHLAAHCYGCDSAFWLASRKHHCSCCNQKVPVPSQQLFEPSRVCKSCYSSLHPNSSSLDLELDKPIAATSN, from the exons GTCCCTTTTCTTGAACTTCATGGTGAAAGCACAGAATATGTGGGGCGAGCTGAAGATGCCATTATTGCACTTTCCAACTACAGACTTCACATCAAATTTAAGGAATCAATTGTGAAC AATGTCTGTAAATTTGCTGCTTGTGAGACCTCA GTTCCATTACAGCTTATAGAAAACGTTGAATGCCGGGACATATTTCAGCTTCATTTGACTTGTAAAGACTGTAAAGTTATCAG GTGTCAGTTTTCTACCTTTGAGCAGTGTCAAGAATGGCTTAAACGGCTTAATAATGCAATCCGCCCTCCATCAAAGATAGAAGATCTGTTTTCATTTGCTTACCATGCCTGGTGTATGGAGGTGTATGCTAGTGAAAAAGAACAGCACGGTGATTTGTGTCGACCAG GGGATCATGTAACATCAAGATTTAAAAACGAGGTTGAAAGGATGGGTTTTGATATGAACAATGCCTGGAGGATTTCCAACATCAATGAGAAGTACAA ACTTTGCAGTAGCTACCCTCAAGAACTCATAGTTCCTGCTTGGATCACAGACAAAGAGCTGGAGAGTGTGGCAAGCTTCCGATCTTGGAAACGCATCCCTGCTGTCGTTTACAG GCACCAGAGCAATGGAGCAGTAATTTCCCGTTGCGGGCAGCCTGAAGTCAGTTGGTGGGGCTGGAGAAATGCTGATGATGAACATCTTGTTCAATCAGTGGCCAAAGCCTGTGCCTCGGACTCTAAGTCAAACAACAGTAAGCTAATGAATGGAAACTGTTCAAGAGATTTTTCCAATGGAGGAGACTTTTCTGATATGGAATTTG ATTCCTCCTTGTCAAATGCTTCAGGAGCAGAAACCTTAGCTATACAGCCTCAGAAACTCTTGATCTTGGATGCACGCTCTtatgcagctgctgtggcaaACAGGGCCAAAGGTGGAGGTTGCGAATGTCCAG AGTATTATCCAAACTGTGAAGTCGTGTTCATGGGAATGGCAAACATCCATTCCATCCGGAAGAGTTTTCAGTCATTGCGTTTGCTCTGCACGCAAATGCCAGACCCTGGAAA CTGGCTGTCAGCTCTGGAAAGCACCAAATGGCTGCAGCACCTGTCTGTGCTTCTGAAATCGGCACTGCTGGTAGTTCATGCAGTGGACAGAGACCAGCGACCTGTCTTGGTGCATTGTTCCGATGGCTGGGACCGAACGCCACAGATAGTGGCTCTGGCTAAGCTGCTACTGGATCCGTATTACAGGACCATAGAG GGTTTCCAGGTGCTGGTGGAAACGGAGTGGCTGGATTTTGGCCATAAGTTTGCTGATCGCTGTGGCCATGGTGAGAATTCGGATGACCTGAATGAACGCTGCCCAGTGTTTTTGCAGTGGCTCGACTGTGTCCATCAGCTCCAGAGGCAATTCCCTTGCTCTTTCGAGTTTAACGAAGCATTCCTT GTCAAGTTGGTGCAGCACACCTACTCTTGCCTTTTTGGTACATTCCTGTGCAACAATGCGAAGGAGAGAGGCGAAAAACACACCCAAGAAAGGACATGTTCAGTTTGGTCTCTGCTGCGAGCAGGAAACAAAGCCTTCAAAAATCTGCTCTACTCCTCCCAATCGGAATCT GTGCTGTATCCTGTGTGCCACGTACGAAATCTTATGCTTTGGAGTGCAGTTTATTTGCCATGTTCTTCCCCTTCTACCCCAGCAGATGATACTTGTGCCCCCTATCCAGTCCCAAACTCAACTCCTGAAGATCAGCCCCTGGGAAG GCTACCAAAGACGAGGTCCTTTGACAATCTGACGACAGCCTGTGACAGCAGTGTACCTACAGCCAACCGGCGCAGCAGCGATCCCAGTCTAAATGAGAAATGGCAGGAACATCGCCGTTCTCTGGAGCTCAGCAGCCTTGGGAATCCAGGGGATGATCTCTTTGATGGAGAGAACCTGGGCAAACAAGGCAAGACTCTGGTTGGAGCAGAACTTTCTGTGGCTGCAGGTGTAGCAGAAGGACAGATGGTGAACATCTTGCAGGAGGCTACTAAGGAGGAAGGGGGCCTGGAGGAAAGCGTGAGGAGCACTGTGAAAACAGCAGATAAAGAAGGGGAAGAGGATGTGTCCCAGAATAAAGAAAGCAGGACTGAAAATATGGATGGCTATGCTAATCATTtgtgtaaaaaggttgagaaggagGCAGACACTCCTGTGGACAATCCAATTTCCATCCCGCAGGTAGATTTACAGGGTGCTTTTGAGCTTCAGGGACAAGAGAATGAACATGTAGCTGTCCAGAAGCCTTTTGAGGCgagaggactgcagactggcttTTTGGACAACTTTGTAAATAGTAGCATTCAAAGAGCAGAGGAGAACAGTGTTAGACTCTCTGTAGAAACCGAAAAACCCCATGGTACCCCCCAGCATAGCCCACTGTTGCCTGTCCTGCAGGAGGCAGGAATCTCAAACATGGAGAGTTCTACTGAAACCTTAACAGAGAATGGAGCTAAGCCAGAACTGATCCAAAATGCCCCTTGCCATTGGTTCCATTCCACGGAAAACAGCGCTGGTGAACTTCCTGAGACTGTTGAAAGTCGACCTGAGAGGGAGGACATGATAGAACTTCACAGATTGGCAACAAACTTAAACAGGACTCCTAAGATCAGCAACATGCACAGCCCGTTGCCTTCACCTTGTGCCTTGCCTTTAACTGAATGTAAAGAGGACATTGTCTGTAATGGGGAGGTGGAGTCTGAGAACAAGGTGACAGACAAACCCGCTGGGTTCAGTGTTACCCACAAGTACCCTGCGCCAAATGGACACTGTGTGAATGGAGAGGAAGGTAGGATAAAGGTCCCTCTGAGCCGGCAGGTCTCCACAGCTAGCTGCAGTTCTGCTCCGTTGCATCTAAGGAACCTGCACCACAAGGGGATCGCAGGCCGGCACCAGACCGCAAATAGTCCAGACCAGCCCGCCCGTAGCCATCTGGATGATGATGGGATGCCAATCTATGCTGATGTAATTCAACAGCGCCTTCGCCAGATTGAAAGTGGACATCAGCAGGAGGTGGAGACGTTAAAGAAGCAGGTGCAAGAGTTGAGGAGCCGGTTGGAGAGCCAGTACCTGAACAGCTCGTTACGTTTCAATGGTGACTATGGAGATGAAGTG GTGACACGGTGGCTCCCTGATCACTTGGCGGCACACTGTTACGGCTGCGACAGTGCATTCTGGCTTGCTAGCAGGAAGCATCACTGCAG CTGCTGTAACCAGAaggtgccggtccccagccagcaGCTCTTCGAACCGAGCCGGGTCTGCAAATCCTGCTACAGCAGCTTGCATCCTAACAGCTCCAGCCTTGATCTTGAACTGGACAAGCCTATCGCTGCCACTTCCAACTGA
- the MTMR3 gene encoding phosphatidylinositol-3,5-bisphosphate 3-phosphatase MTMR3 isoform X7 — protein sequence MDEETQHSLECIQANQIFPRKQLIREDENLQVPFLELHGESTEYVGRAEDAIIALSNYRLHIKFKESIVNNVCKFAACETSVPLQLIENVECRDIFQLHLTCKDCKVIRCQFSTFEQCQEWLKRLNNAIRPPSKIEDLFSFAYHAWCMEVYASEKEQHGDLCRPGDHVTSRFKNEVERMGFDMNNAWRISNINEKYKLCSSYPQELIVPAWITDKELESVASFRSWKRIPAVVYRHQSNGAVISRCGQPEVSWWGWRNADDEHLVQSVAKACASDSKSNNSKLMNGNCSRDFSNGGDFSDMEFDSSLSNASGAETLAIQPQKLLILDARSYAAAVANRAKGGGCECPEYYPNCEVVFMGMANIHSIRKSFQSLRLLCTQMPDPGNWLSALESTKWLQHLSVLLKSALLVVHAVDRDQRPVLVHCSDGWDRTPQIVALAKLLLDPYYRTIEGFQVLVETEWLDFGHKFADRCGHGENSDDLNERCPVFLQWLDCVHQLQRQFPCSFEFNEAFLVKLVQHTYSCLFGTFLCNNAKERGEKHTQERTCSVWSLLRAGNKAFKNLLYSSQSESVLYPVCHVRNLMLWSAVYLPCSSPSTPADDTCAPYPVPNSTPEDQPLGRLPKTRSFDNLTTACDSSVPTANRRSSDPSLNEKWQEHRRSLELSSLGNPGDDLFDGENLGKQGKTLVGAELSVAAGVAEGQMVNILQEATKEEGGLEESVRSTVKTADKEGEEDVSQNKESRTENMDGYANHLCKKVEKEADTPVDNPISIPQVDLQGAFELQGQENEHVAVQKPFEARGLQTGFLDNFVNSSIQRAEENSVRLSVETEKPHGTPQHSPLLPVLQEAGISNMESSTETLTENGAKPELIQNAPCHWFHSTENSAGELPETVESRPEREDMIELHRLATNLNRTPKISNMHSPLPSPCALPLTECKEDIVCNGEVESENKVTDKPAGFSVTHKYPAPNGHCVNGEEGRIKVPLSRQVSTASCSSAPLHLRNLHHKGIAGRHQTANSPDQPARSHLDDDGMPIYADVIQQRLRQIESGHQQEVETLKKQVQELRSRLESQYLNSSLRFNGDYGDEVVTRWLPDHLAAHCYGCDSAFWLASRKHHCRVPERVDQTWNCGNVFCSSCCNQKVPVPSQQLFEPSRVCKSCYSSLHPNSSSLDLELDKPIAATSN from the exons GTCCCTTTTCTTGAACTTCATGGTGAAAGCACAGAATATGTGGGGCGAGCTGAAGATGCCATTATTGCACTTTCCAACTACAGACTTCACATCAAATTTAAGGAATCAATTGTGAAC AATGTCTGTAAATTTGCTGCTTGTGAGACCTCA GTTCCATTACAGCTTATAGAAAACGTTGAATGCCGGGACATATTTCAGCTTCATTTGACTTGTAAAGACTGTAAAGTTATCAG GTGTCAGTTTTCTACCTTTGAGCAGTGTCAAGAATGGCTTAAACGGCTTAATAATGCAATCCGCCCTCCATCAAAGATAGAAGATCTGTTTTCATTTGCTTACCATGCCTGGTGTATGGAGGTGTATGCTAGTGAAAAAGAACAGCACGGTGATTTGTGTCGACCAG GGGATCATGTAACATCAAGATTTAAAAACGAGGTTGAAAGGATGGGTTTTGATATGAACAATGCCTGGAGGATTTCCAACATCAATGAGAAGTACAA ACTTTGCAGTAGCTACCCTCAAGAACTCATAGTTCCTGCTTGGATCACAGACAAAGAGCTGGAGAGTGTGGCAAGCTTCCGATCTTGGAAACGCATCCCTGCTGTCGTTTACAG GCACCAGAGCAATGGAGCAGTAATTTCCCGTTGCGGGCAGCCTGAAGTCAGTTGGTGGGGCTGGAGAAATGCTGATGATGAACATCTTGTTCAATCAGTGGCCAAAGCCTGTGCCTCGGACTCTAAGTCAAACAACAGTAAGCTAATGAATGGAAACTGTTCAAGAGATTTTTCCAATGGAGGAGACTTTTCTGATATGGAATTTG ATTCCTCCTTGTCAAATGCTTCAGGAGCAGAAACCTTAGCTATACAGCCTCAGAAACTCTTGATCTTGGATGCACGCTCTtatgcagctgctgtggcaaACAGGGCCAAAGGTGGAGGTTGCGAATGTCCAG AGTATTATCCAAACTGTGAAGTCGTGTTCATGGGAATGGCAAACATCCATTCCATCCGGAAGAGTTTTCAGTCATTGCGTTTGCTCTGCACGCAAATGCCAGACCCTGGAAA CTGGCTGTCAGCTCTGGAAAGCACCAAATGGCTGCAGCACCTGTCTGTGCTTCTGAAATCGGCACTGCTGGTAGTTCATGCAGTGGACAGAGACCAGCGACCTGTCTTGGTGCATTGTTCCGATGGCTGGGACCGAACGCCACAGATAGTGGCTCTGGCTAAGCTGCTACTGGATCCGTATTACAGGACCATAGAG GGTTTCCAGGTGCTGGTGGAAACGGAGTGGCTGGATTTTGGCCATAAGTTTGCTGATCGCTGTGGCCATGGTGAGAATTCGGATGACCTGAATGAACGCTGCCCAGTGTTTTTGCAGTGGCTCGACTGTGTCCATCAGCTCCAGAGGCAATTCCCTTGCTCTTTCGAGTTTAACGAAGCATTCCTT GTCAAGTTGGTGCAGCACACCTACTCTTGCCTTTTTGGTACATTCCTGTGCAACAATGCGAAGGAGAGAGGCGAAAAACACACCCAAGAAAGGACATGTTCAGTTTGGTCTCTGCTGCGAGCAGGAAACAAAGCCTTCAAAAATCTGCTCTACTCCTCCCAATCGGAATCT GTGCTGTATCCTGTGTGCCACGTACGAAATCTTATGCTTTGGAGTGCAGTTTATTTGCCATGTTCTTCCCCTTCTACCCCAGCAGATGATACTTGTGCCCCCTATCCAGTCCCAAACTCAACTCCTGAAGATCAGCCCCTGGGAAG GCTACCAAAGACGAGGTCCTTTGACAATCTGACGACAGCCTGTGACAGCAGTGTACCTACAGCCAACCGGCGCAGCAGCGATCCCAGTCTAAATGAGAAATGGCAGGAACATCGCCGTTCTCTGGAGCTCAGCAGCCTTGGGAATCCAGGGGATGATCTCTTTGATGGAGAGAACCTGGGCAAACAAGGCAAGACTCTGGTTGGAGCAGAACTTTCTGTGGCTGCAGGTGTAGCAGAAGGACAGATGGTGAACATCTTGCAGGAGGCTACTAAGGAGGAAGGGGGCCTGGAGGAAAGCGTGAGGAGCACTGTGAAAACAGCAGATAAAGAAGGGGAAGAGGATGTGTCCCAGAATAAAGAAAGCAGGACTGAAAATATGGATGGCTATGCTAATCATTtgtgtaaaaaggttgagaaggagGCAGACACTCCTGTGGACAATCCAATTTCCATCCCGCAGGTAGATTTACAGGGTGCTTTTGAGCTTCAGGGACAAGAGAATGAACATGTAGCTGTCCAGAAGCCTTTTGAGGCgagaggactgcagactggcttTTTGGACAACTTTGTAAATAGTAGCATTCAAAGAGCAGAGGAGAACAGTGTTAGACTCTCTGTAGAAACCGAAAAACCCCATGGTACCCCCCAGCATAGCCCACTGTTGCCTGTCCTGCAGGAGGCAGGAATCTCAAACATGGAGAGTTCTACTGAAACCTTAACAGAGAATGGAGCTAAGCCAGAACTGATCCAAAATGCCCCTTGCCATTGGTTCCATTCCACGGAAAACAGCGCTGGTGAACTTCCTGAGACTGTTGAAAGTCGACCTGAGAGGGAGGACATGATAGAACTTCACAGATTGGCAACAAACTTAAACAGGACTCCTAAGATCAGCAACATGCACAGCCCGTTGCCTTCACCTTGTGCCTTGCCTTTAACTGAATGTAAAGAGGACATTGTCTGTAATGGGGAGGTGGAGTCTGAGAACAAGGTGACAGACAAACCCGCTGGGTTCAGTGTTACCCACAAGTACCCTGCGCCAAATGGACACTGTGTGAATGGAGAGGAAGGTAGGATAAAGGTCCCTCTGAGCCGGCAGGTCTCCACAGCTAGCTGCAGTTCTGCTCCGTTGCATCTAAGGAACCTGCACCACAAGGGGATCGCAGGCCGGCACCAGACCGCAAATAGTCCAGACCAGCCCGCCCGTAGCCATCTGGATGATGATGGGATGCCAATCTATGCTGATGTAATTCAACAGCGCCTTCGCCAGATTGAAAGTGGACATCAGCAGGAGGTGGAGACGTTAAAGAAGCAGGTGCAAGAGTTGAGGAGCCGGTTGGAGAGCCAGTACCTGAACAGCTCGTTACGTTTCAATGGTGACTATGGAGATGAAGTG GTGACACGGTGGCTCCCTGATCACTTGGCGGCACACTGTTACGGCTGCGACAGTGCATTCTGGCTTGCTAGCAGGAAGCATCACTGCAG GGTCCCCGAACGTGTTGATCAGACTTG GAATTGTGGGAATGTATTTTGCTCCAGCTGCTGTAACCAGAaggtgccggtccccagccagcaGCTCTTCGAACCGAGCCGGGTCTGCAAATCCTGCTACAGCAGCTTGCATCCTAACAGCTCCAGCCTTGATCTTGAACTGGACAAGCCTATCGCTGCCACTTCCAACTGA